From a single Paraburkholderia youngii genomic region:
- a CDS encoding glycosyltransferase family 4 protein — protein MLRNCRRLRVLTWHVHGNYMYYLSQTPHDFYLVTKPGHPPGYAGKVGVLPWGENVHEIAIDDVANHEFDVVLYQHRTHWEYDREHVLSAAQRLLPRVYVEHDPPQENAFEQWHWVDDPGTLLVHVTHFNRLMWDCGVTPTRVIEHGVVVPDGVRYSGELQRGIVVVNHLAQRGRRLGADIFSETRTRVPLDLVGMDAQRLDGIGEIGNLDLASFSARYRFFFNPIRWTSLGLAIVEAMTIGMPIVGLATTELATVIRNGENGFVHTDVDALVDAMLGLLRDPDEARRLGEGARRTALERFHIDRFAQDWHDALLHVTA, from the coding sequence ATGCTGCGTAATTGCCGCCGACTGCGTGTGCTGACCTGGCACGTGCACGGCAACTACATGTACTACTTGAGCCAGACGCCGCACGATTTCTATCTGGTGACGAAACCGGGCCATCCGCCCGGTTACGCCGGCAAGGTCGGCGTGTTGCCGTGGGGCGAGAACGTGCACGAGATCGCGATCGACGACGTCGCCAATCACGAGTTCGACGTGGTGCTGTACCAGCATCGCACGCACTGGGAATACGACCGCGAGCACGTGCTGAGCGCCGCGCAGCGACTTCTGCCGCGCGTCTACGTCGAGCACGATCCGCCGCAGGAAAACGCGTTCGAGCAATGGCATTGGGTCGACGATCCCGGCACGCTGCTGGTGCACGTCACGCACTTCAACCGGCTGATGTGGGACTGCGGCGTCACGCCGACGCGCGTGATCGAACACGGCGTCGTGGTACCCGACGGCGTGCGTTACAGCGGCGAACTGCAGCGCGGCATCGTGGTAGTCAATCATCTCGCGCAGCGCGGCCGGCGGCTCGGCGCGGACATCTTCAGCGAAACGCGCACGCGCGTGCCGCTCGATCTCGTGGGCATGGACGCGCAGCGGCTCGACGGCATCGGCGAAATCGGCAATCTCGATCTGGCCTCGTTCAGCGCGCGCTACCGCTTCTTTTTCAATCCGATCCGCTGGACCAGCCTCGGCCTCGCGATCGTCGAGGCGATGACCATCGGCATGCCGATCGTCGGTCTCGCGACCACCGAGCTCGCGACAGTGATCCGTAACGGCGAAAACGGCTTCGTGCATACCGACGTCGATGCGCTCGTCGACGCGATGCTCGGGCTGCTGCGCGATCCAGACGAAGCGCGGCGGCTCGGCGAAGGCGCGCGGCGCACGGCGCTGGAGCGTTTTCATATCGACCGTTTCGCGCAGGACTGGCACGACGCGCTGCTGCACGTCACCGCGTGA
- a CDS encoding glycosyltransferase family 9 protein, with the protein MTVPSLLAALAPRRIVVFRALQLGDMLCAVPALRALRAAAPAAHIALIGLPWARAFVERYAALVDELIVFPGAVGFPEQPETDDGLPAFFARMRERRFDLAIQLHGSGGVANDLLHRLGARADAGFVQPDEATREGCFIDWPDARPEPERYLALMSALGAPVHDRRLTFPLTAPDLDEFAALRADHGIEDERLVLIHPGSQLPSRRWPAERFAAVADHLAADGWQIAITGTAAETPLTGAVLGAMSAPALHLAGATSLGGLAALTAHARLVVCNDTGISHIAAAMATASVVIACGSDTRRWAPLDHARHRVLADYPACRPCMFRDCPYGHPCALNIGVDEVVETAREQLARAPGAQAGAPSSLHEGTVSLFFEDLHHAA; encoded by the coding sequence ATGACCGTACCCTCGCTGCTGGCGGCGCTCGCGCCGCGCCGTATCGTCGTGTTTCGCGCGCTGCAGCTCGGCGACATGCTGTGCGCGGTACCCGCGCTGCGCGCGCTGCGCGCCGCCGCCCCCGCTGCGCATATCGCGCTGATCGGACTGCCGTGGGCGCGCGCGTTCGTCGAGCGCTATGCGGCGCTCGTCGACGAGCTGATCGTGTTTCCCGGCGCCGTCGGTTTTCCGGAGCAGCCCGAAACGGACGATGGCTTGCCTGCGTTCTTCGCGCGGATGCGCGAGCGGCGATTCGATCTGGCGATCCAGCTGCACGGCAGCGGCGGCGTCGCCAACGATCTGCTGCATCGACTCGGCGCGCGTGCCGATGCCGGCTTCGTGCAGCCCGATGAGGCCACGCGCGAAGGCTGCTTCATCGATTGGCCGGATGCACGGCCGGAGCCAGAGCGCTATCTGGCGCTGATGAGCGCACTCGGTGCGCCGGTACACGACCGGCGCCTGACGTTTCCGCTCACCGCGCCCGACCTCGATGAGTTTGCCGCGCTGCGCGCGGATCACGGCATCGAAGACGAGCGGCTCGTGCTGATCCACCCCGGCTCGCAATTGCCGTCGCGCCGCTGGCCCGCCGAGCGCTTCGCGGCCGTCGCCGACCACCTCGCCGCCGACGGCTGGCAGATCGCGATCACCGGCACGGCCGCCGAGACGCCGCTGACCGGCGCGGTGCTCGGCGCGATGAGCGCGCCCGCGCTGCATCTGGCCGGTGCAACGTCGCTCGGCGGGCTCGCGGCACTGACGGCGCATGCGCGGCTCGTGGTTTGCAACGACACCGGCATCTCGCACATCGCCGCGGCGATGGCGACCGCGTCGGTCGTGATCGCGTGCGGCAGCGACACGCGGCGCTGGGCGCCGCTCGATCATGCGCGGCACCGCGTGCTGGCCGACTATCCGGCATGCCGGCCGTGCATGTTCCGCGACTGCCCGTATGGCCATCCATGCGCGCTGAACATCGGCGTCGATGAGGTGGTCGAGACCGCCCGCGAGCAGCTTGCGCGCGCACCGGGCGCGCAAGCTGGCGCGCCCAGTAGCCTGCATGAGGGAACCGTTTCACTGTTTTTCGAGGATCTGCACCATGCTGCGTAA
- a CDS encoding glycosyltransferase: MNAAVMCPAPLHGGVAARYSSEDAEEAGRTLRTPSWPDVSVVVPTYRRPQMLANCLDALCAQQFAPHRYEIVVCDDGPDDATRACVERLAREQAPRGLEVHYLPVTRTQGPAGARNAGWQYARASLIAFTDDDTLPDPHWLTAGVAALASGATAAAGRIVVPLPELPDLPTDYEADASGLARAEFATANVFVTRAALVATGGFDERFTSAWREDSDLQFTLLTAGGQIVHARDAVVVHPVRPARWGVSIAQQKKSQFDALLYRKHPELFRTRIGSRPPLLYYAILAAALLAIGGGFADLPILAGAGVIAWCWLTGYFCARRLRGRNHGWRHVAEMIWTSILIPFLSIYWRLYGAIRFKVFFP; this comes from the coding sequence ATGAACGCGGCGGTCATGTGTCCGGCGCCACTGCATGGCGGCGTGGCCGCGCGCTACAGCAGTGAGGATGCCGAGGAAGCCGGCCGCACGCTGCGCACGCCGTCGTGGCCCGACGTGTCGGTGGTCGTGCCCACCTATCGCCGTCCCCAGATGCTCGCGAACTGCCTCGACGCGCTGTGCGCGCAGCAGTTCGCGCCGCATCGCTACGAGATCGTGGTCTGCGACGACGGTCCAGACGACGCCACGCGCGCCTGCGTCGAACGGCTCGCGCGCGAGCAGGCGCCGCGTGGATTGGAGGTGCACTACCTGCCGGTCACACGCACCCAGGGTCCGGCCGGCGCGCGCAACGCGGGCTGGCAGTATGCGCGCGCGTCGCTGATCGCCTTCACCGACGACGACACGCTGCCCGATCCGCACTGGCTGACGGCCGGCGTCGCGGCGCTCGCTTCCGGCGCCACGGCGGCCGCCGGCAGGATCGTCGTGCCGCTGCCCGAGCTACCCGATCTGCCGACCGATTACGAAGCGGACGCGAGCGGCCTCGCCCGCGCCGAGTTCGCGACCGCGAACGTGTTCGTGACGCGCGCGGCGCTCGTCGCGACCGGCGGCTTCGACGAACGTTTCACGTCGGCGTGGCGCGAGGATTCGGACCTGCAGTTCACGCTGCTTACCGCCGGCGGCCAGATCGTGCACGCCCGCGACGCGGTGGTCGTGCATCCGGTGCGGCCCGCGCGTTGGGGCGTCAGCATCGCGCAGCAGAAAAAGAGCCAATTCGATGCGCTGCTTTATCGCAAGCATCCGGAACTGTTTCGAACGCGCATCGGCTCGCGGCCGCCGCTGCTGTATTACGCCATTCTCGCTGCCGCGTTGCTTGCGATTGGCGGTGGGTTCGCGGATCTGCCGATTCTTGCGGGCGCGGGTGTGATCGCGTGGTGCTGGTTGACCGGCTATTTCTGCGCGCGTCGGCTGCGCGGGCGCAATCACGGCTGGCGCCACGTCGCCGAAATGATCTGGACGTCCATTCTGATTCCGTTCCTGTCGATCTACTGGCGGCTCTATGGCGCCATCCGTTTCAAGGTGTTCTTTCCATGA
- a CDS encoding carbamoyltransferase family protein — translation MYTLGINAVYHDSAAALLRDGVVLAAAEDERFTHVKHAKRPVPFSTWQLPFDAIDYCLKAAGITLADIDHVAYSYDPALFGGMPKKPGATIELPFDPAGTRPDNPSASPWDPLFLSYIANAKGQLLDGAPHHLRKRFQGVDREHGFAWHFVEHHLAHEASAFLAAPFDDTAVLTMDGRGEGVTTSMGQFVGGEYTRLKQVELPHSLGLLYEAVTDWLGFLHSSDEYKVMALASYGKPAHVDVFREIVKYRQDGSYTVDAPRLTERFGPARERGGPLGQRHFDIANSLQRVLEETVLELAHWLHRQTGLSRLCMAGGVALNCVMNSKVRDAGPFSEVWVQPAAGDAGTALGAALWTDYRERAARGDRERRWKMDHAYLGPEYSEAEIEQFLHWSKVPYRRLADIAGESADLLAQGKVIGWYQGRTEFGPRALGARSILASPIDPHMQAKLNEIKDREDFRPVAPVVIEEEANDWFVNGQTAPFMLFIFDVRADKAARIPAVRHVDGTARVQTINRAQHPLYYDLLAAFKQRTGVPILVNTSFNTRGEPMVNSPRDAVESFWTSPLDALVIGPFLVDKAGGRV, via the coding sequence ATGTACACACTTGGAATCAATGCGGTCTATCACGACAGCGCGGCCGCGCTGCTGCGTGACGGCGTAGTGCTCGCCGCCGCCGAAGACGAACGCTTCACGCACGTCAAGCACGCGAAACGTCCGGTGCCGTTCTCGACCTGGCAGCTGCCGTTCGACGCGATCGACTACTGCCTGAAAGCCGCCGGCATCACGCTCGCCGACATCGATCACGTCGCATACTCGTACGACCCCGCGCTGTTCGGCGGCATGCCGAAGAAGCCGGGCGCGACGATCGAGCTGCCGTTCGATCCGGCCGGCACGCGTCCGGACAACCCGTCCGCGTCGCCGTGGGACCCGCTGTTTCTCAGCTATATCGCGAACGCGAAGGGCCAGTTGCTCGACGGCGCGCCGCATCATCTGCGCAAGCGGTTCCAGGGCGTGGATCGCGAGCACGGCTTCGCATGGCACTTCGTCGAGCACCATCTCGCGCACGAGGCGAGCGCGTTTCTCGCCGCACCGTTCGACGACACCGCCGTGCTGACGATGGACGGCCGCGGCGAAGGCGTGACGACCAGCATGGGGCAATTCGTCGGCGGCGAATACACGCGCCTGAAACAGGTCGAGCTGCCGCACTCGCTCGGCTTGCTGTACGAAGCGGTGACCGACTGGCTCGGCTTCCTGCACTCGTCGGACGAGTACAAGGTGATGGCGCTCGCGTCGTACGGCAAGCCGGCCCATGTGGATGTGTTTCGCGAGATCGTCAAGTACCGCCAGGACGGCAGTTATACCGTCGATGCGCCGCGTCTGACCGAGCGCTTCGGTCCCGCACGCGAACGCGGCGGTCCACTCGGGCAACGCCACTTCGATATCGCCAATTCGTTGCAGCGCGTGCTCGAGGAGACCGTGCTGGAACTCGCGCACTGGCTGCATCGGCAGACCGGTTTGAGCCGGCTGTGCATGGCGGGCGGCGTCGCGCTGAACTGCGTGATGAACTCGAAGGTGCGCGACGCGGGGCCGTTCAGCGAAGTGTGGGTGCAGCCGGCGGCCGGCGACGCCGGCACCGCGCTCGGCGCGGCGCTGTGGACCGACTATCGCGAGCGCGCCGCGCGCGGCGACCGCGAGCGTCGCTGGAAAATGGATCACGCGTACCTCGGCCCGGAATACAGCGAAGCGGAAATCGAGCAGTTCCTGCACTGGTCGAAAGTGCCGTACCGGCGCCTCGCCGATATCGCCGGTGAGAGCGCCGATCTGCTCGCGCAAGGCAAAGTGATCGGCTGGTATCAGGGCCGCACCGAATTCGGGCCGCGCGCGCTCGGAGCGCGCTCGATCCTCGCGTCGCCGATCGATCCGCACATGCAGGCGAAGCTCAACGAGATCAAGGATCGCGAAGACTTCCGCCCGGTCGCGCCGGTCGTGATCGAAGAGGAAGCAAACGACTGGTTCGTGAACGGCCAAACCGCGCCGTTCATGCTGTTCATTTTCGACGTGCGCGCCGACAAGGCCGCGCGGATTCCGGCCGTGCGGCATGTGGACGGCACCGCGCGCGTGCAGACCATCAACCGCGCGCAGCACCCGCTGTACTACGACCTGCTGGCCGCGTTCAAGCAGCGCACCGGCGTGCCGATTCTCGTCAATACGTCGTTCAACACGCGCGGCGAGCCGATGGTGAATTCGCCGCGCGACGCGGTCGAGTCGTTCTGGACCTCGCCGCTCGACGCGCTCGTGATCGGCCCGTTCCTCGTCGATAAGGCGGGGGGCCGCGTATGA
- the waaF gene encoding lipopolysaccharide heptosyltransferase II, which produces MNAPLPLAPPTLAHARVPDTSQPVCWGDDVKRILCVRLDNLGDVLMTTPALHALRESAGDRHLTLLASRSGVALAPFLDDVDDVIEYDAPWVAPASNVTRDLLDDHRMQQRLKRGCFDAAVIFTVYSQSPLPAAMLCYLAGIPRRLAHCRENPYALLTDWLREPEPQQRTRHEVQRQLDLVRHVGAQSSDTAMRFRVPPAARRSLDAKLRTLGISRHDECIVLHPGATAASRRYPPERFGEVATRLARETGAAVLLTGGASERALVEAVMRAAAPDVCAQLYDLSGALTLAELAALLERASVLVSNNSGPVHVASALGTPVVDLYALTNPQHTPWQTPQRVLYRDVECRWCYRSVCPHGHHACLLGVPIEEVVHAALELRHAHAHAPRRGAAERAGRSDDTSTPSLTDQPTIP; this is translated from the coding sequence GTGAACGCACCTCTGCCACTGGCGCCGCCCACGCTCGCTCATGCGCGCGTGCCCGATACGTCGCAGCCGGTGTGCTGGGGCGACGACGTCAAACGGATTCTGTGCGTGCGCCTCGACAATCTCGGTGACGTGCTGATGACGACGCCCGCGCTGCACGCGCTGCGCGAGTCCGCCGGAGATCGCCATCTCACGCTGCTCGCGTCGCGCAGCGGCGTCGCGCTCGCGCCGTTTCTCGACGACGTCGACGACGTGATCGAATACGACGCGCCGTGGGTCGCGCCCGCGTCGAACGTGACGCGCGATCTGCTCGACGATCATCGGATGCAGCAGCGGCTGAAGCGCGGCTGCTTCGACGCGGCGGTGATTTTCACCGTGTACAGCCAGAGCCCGTTGCCGGCCGCGATGCTGTGCTATCTCGCGGGGATTCCGCGCCGCCTCGCGCATTGCCGCGAGAATCCGTATGCGCTGTTGACCGACTGGCTGCGCGAACCGGAGCCGCAGCAGCGCACGCGGCACGAGGTGCAACGCCAGCTCGATCTGGTGCGTCACGTCGGCGCCCAGTCGAGCGACACCGCCATGCGTTTTCGCGTGCCGCCCGCCGCGCGCCGGTCGCTCGACGCGAAACTGAGGACCCTCGGCATCTCCCGCCACGACGAGTGCATCGTGCTGCATCCAGGCGCGACCGCCGCATCGCGCCGCTATCCGCCCGAGCGCTTCGGCGAAGTGGCGACACGGCTCGCGCGCGAAACCGGCGCCGCCGTGCTGTTGACCGGCGGCGCGAGCGAGCGAGCGCTCGTCGAGGCCGTGATGCGCGCCGCTGCTCCAGACGTGTGCGCGCAGCTATATGACCTGAGCGGTGCACTGACGCTCGCCGAGCTCGCCGCGCTGCTCGAACGCGCAAGCGTGCTCGTCTCCAACAACAGCGGCCCCGTGCATGTCGCGTCCGCGCTCGGCACGCCGGTCGTCGATCTTTACGCGCTGACCAACCCGCAGCACACGCCGTGGCAAACGCCGCAACGCGTGCTGTATCGCGACGTCGAATGCCGCTGGTGCTATCGCAGCGTGTGTCCGCACGGGCATCACGCTTGCCTGCTCGGTGTTCCGATCGAAGAAGTCGTGCACGCGGCACTCGAATTGCGGCACGCGCATGCGCATGCCCCGCGGCGTGGCGCAGCCGAGCGCGCGGGCCGCAGCGATGACACGAGCACGCCGTCGCTGACGGATCAGCCAACCATCCCCTGA
- a CDS encoding D-glycero-alpha-D-manno-heptose-1,7-bisphosphate 7-phosphatase, translated as MTVPAVFIDKDGTLLEDVPYNADPALMRFAPGAREALALLAAYPYALFMISNQSGIALGKFEDKALFAVERRLRQMFAECGATLAGAYWCPHHPEGSVERYAIVCDCRKPAPGMLLRAAKEHELDLAHSWFVGDILDDVEAGNRAGCRTILLDNGHETEWRTGPQRTPNARAADLHEAAQRVVLNGVPPGSAARRKEAPR; from the coding sequence ATGACGGTACCCGCTGTATTCATCGACAAGGACGGCACGCTGCTCGAAGACGTGCCCTATAACGCCGATCCCGCGCTGATGCGTTTCGCGCCTGGCGCGCGCGAAGCGCTCGCGCTGCTCGCCGCCTACCCTTATGCGCTGTTCATGATCAGCAATCAGTCCGGCATCGCGCTCGGCAAGTTCGAAGACAAAGCGCTGTTCGCCGTCGAACGCCGGCTGCGGCAGATGTTCGCCGAGTGCGGCGCCACGCTCGCCGGCGCCTACTGGTGTCCGCATCATCCGGAGGGCAGCGTCGAGCGCTACGCGATCGTCTGCGACTGCCGCAAGCCCGCGCCCGGCATGCTGCTGCGCGCCGCCAAAGAACATGAACTCGATCTCGCGCATAGCTGGTTCGTCGGCGACATTCTCGACGACGTCGAAGCAGGCAATCGCGCCGGCTGTCGCACGATCCTGCTCGACAACGGCCACGAGACCGAATGGCGGACCGGCCCGCAGCGCACGCCGAATGCGCGCGCGGCCGATCTGCACGAGGCCGCGCAACGCGTCGTGTTGAACGGCGTGCCGCCGGGCAGCGCGGCGCGCCGCAAGGAGGCGCCGCGGTGA
- a CDS encoding glycosyltransferase family 4 protein, whose product MKIALISEHASPLAVAGGVDSGGQNIYVANVARQLVEMGHQVDVFTRRDRALVPERVDMDGVRVIHVPAGPPRQLPKEQLLPFMDEFAAFLIGFFRREPQPYDVMHANFFMSGLAALQVKAALGVPLVTTFHALGRVRRIHQGADDGFPDERFAIEDELVARSDVVVAECPQDQADLLEHYRADPARIRIVPCGFDDEEFRPVEREAARNALGWSPHDFIVLQLGRLVQRKGIDNVVRGVGVLKHTFNAAARLYVVGGNSDAPNEIATPEIARLRQIARECGVAEQTSFVGRHGRARLRYFYSAADVFVTTPWYEPFGITPVEAMACATPVIGADVGGIRYSVLDGVTGFLVPPRDPHALAARLDRLRRDPALARRMGEAGLDRARTGFTWRGVSEALAQIYARAAKLAPSKTSLDTGFEPAQLPLRAAGGASFG is encoded by the coding sequence ATGAAGATCGCCCTGATCAGTGAACATGCGTCGCCACTTGCTGTCGCCGGTGGCGTCGATAGCGGCGGCCAGAACATCTACGTCGCGAACGTCGCGCGTCAGCTGGTGGAAATGGGCCATCAGGTCGACGTGTTCACGCGCCGCGATCGCGCACTGGTGCCTGAGCGCGTCGACATGGACGGCGTGCGCGTGATTCATGTGCCTGCCGGACCGCCTCGACAATTGCCGAAGGAACAATTACTGCCGTTCATGGACGAGTTCGCCGCGTTTCTGATCGGGTTTTTTCGGCGTGAACCTCAGCCGTACGACGTGATGCACGCGAACTTCTTCATGTCCGGCCTCGCCGCGTTGCAAGTCAAGGCTGCGCTCGGTGTGCCGCTGGTCACGACCTTTCATGCGCTCGGCCGCGTGCGGCGCATCCATCAGGGCGCGGACGACGGCTTCCCCGACGAGCGCTTCGCGATCGAAGACGAACTGGTCGCACGCTCGGACGTCGTCGTCGCCGAATGTCCGCAGGACCAGGCCGATCTGCTCGAACACTATCGCGCCGATCCCGCGCGCATCCGGATCGTGCCGTGCGGTTTCGATGACGAGGAGTTCCGGCCCGTCGAGCGCGAAGCCGCCCGCAATGCGCTCGGCTGGAGCCCGCACGACTTCATCGTGCTGCAGCTAGGCCGGCTCGTGCAGCGCAAAGGCATCGACAACGTGGTACGCGGCGTCGGCGTGCTGAAGCACACCTTCAACGCGGCAGCGCGGCTGTACGTGGTCGGTGGCAATTCGGACGCGCCCAACGAAATCGCGACACCGGAGATCGCGCGCCTGCGCCAGATCGCACGCGAATGTGGCGTCGCGGAGCAGACGAGCTTCGTCGGCCGGCATGGTCGCGCGCGGCTGCGCTACTTCTACAGCGCCGCCGACGTGTTCGTGACGACGCCCTGGTACGAGCCGTTCGGCATCACGCCGGTGGAGGCAATGGCCTGCGCGACGCCGGTGATCGGCGCCGATGTCGGCGGCATTCGCTATTCGGTCCTCGATGGCGTGACCGGCTTTCTGGTGCCGCCGCGCGATCCGCACGCACTCGCGGCGCGTCTCGACCGCTTGCGGCGCGACCCCGCGCTCGCGCGCCGGATGGGCGAAGCGGGCCTCGACCGGGCGCGGACCGGCTTTACCTGGCGCGGCGTCAGCGAAGCGCTCGCGCAAATCTATGCACGCGCGGCAAAGCTCGCGCCGAGCAAAACATCGCTCGACACCGGCTTCGAGCCGGCGCAGCTACCGCTTCGAGCAGCAGGCGGAGCGTCGTTCGGTTGA
- a CDS encoding ATP-binding cassette domain-containing protein, translating into MPNSVPPPRSELTRRIVGDLAHAVWRYRWQTSGALALMITARLATVLMPLTLKHIVDELGHPLAHVAFPVFLVLAYALLRFFGDALNEARDVVFSIVVQRTVAALTERTFAHLHRLSARFHARRETGAIVRDVQKGADGIGFLLGTALFTIVPTFFEIAVIVAIMVHAYAREFMFVIVATFVLYAGYTFVFTRRRVAFQRAVNLLEAQSDGRLVDSLLNYDTVKYFATEDSETQRLGDVLEKWVHARIANQNALTALHVGQSAVIALGVAGVMLLAAQHVVAGSMSVGDLILVNAYLIQVCMPLNTLGFVFRETNDALVNVERMFVILAARGRVGEDIDARDAQPLKVGAGLIEFEHVDFGYDTARQVLRDVDFHAYPGKTLAVVGGSGSGKSTLVKLLFRLYRPERGMIRIDGQDISQVTQRSLREAIGIVPQDTVLFNETIAYNIAYGRPSATRADVVRAARAAQLDEFIERLPDHYDTRVGERGVRLSGGERQRIAIARAILKDPRIIVFDEATSALDTRSERAIQTELTRLAQGRTSIVIAHRLSTVVDADWILVMEHGQVVEQGTHRELLARDAVYAKMWSLQWQQGELEHAQRRLTARSVSVSALTAGVIDALHDEIAGQRVVVYAEPTDNELRVTGDPSVLQPLIAELCRNEIAQATPGQRIALRAERHGNHVWFSVLGMGDQPAELSQATARQMESALAAAGGSFTLTPLNGRLAYVAMLPLRPVADAQPPESTAPDSAEPASLDGLCVLAIDDQEEARDALEAVLSTSGARVRLFASGREALDWLRATDPAQWPHVVLCDLMLAGEDGYDVLRRLRELEGERPSFPGRPLPAIALTGYADALDVQRTSNAGFDAHLNKPVPPEELIAAIRRLAPVPSSADSTLPG; encoded by the coding sequence ATGCCGAATTCCGTCCCGCCGCCTCGCTCCGAACTGACGCGCCGAATCGTCGGCGATCTCGCGCATGCGGTATGGCGTTATCGCTGGCAGACCAGCGGGGCGCTCGCGCTGATGATCACGGCCCGGCTCGCGACCGTGCTGATGCCGCTCACGTTGAAGCACATCGTCGATGAGCTCGGCCATCCGCTCGCGCATGTGGCGTTTCCGGTGTTTCTCGTGCTCGCCTATGCGCTGCTGCGCTTTTTCGGCGACGCGCTGAACGAGGCGCGCGACGTCGTGTTCAGCATCGTCGTGCAGCGCACGGTCGCGGCGCTGACCGAGCGGACCTTCGCGCATCTGCACCGGTTGAGCGCGCGTTTTCATGCGCGGCGCGAGACTGGCGCGATCGTGCGCGACGTGCAGAAAGGCGCCGACGGTATCGGTTTTTTGCTCGGCACCGCACTGTTTACGATCGTGCCAACCTTCTTCGAGATCGCGGTGATCGTCGCGATCATGGTGCACGCGTACGCGCGCGAGTTCATGTTCGTGATCGTCGCGACCTTCGTGTTGTATGCGGGTTATACGTTCGTGTTCACGCGGCGGCGCGTCGCGTTCCAGCGCGCGGTCAATCTGCTCGAAGCGCAATCGGACGGACGGCTCGTCGATAGCCTGCTGAACTACGACACGGTCAAGTACTTCGCGACCGAAGACAGCGAAACGCAACGGCTCGGCGACGTGCTGGAAAAGTGGGTCCACGCGCGCATCGCGAATCAGAACGCGTTGACCGCGTTGCACGTGGGACAGAGCGCGGTGATCGCGCTCGGGGTGGCGGGGGTCATGCTGCTCGCTGCGCAGCACGTGGTGGCCGGCAGCATGAGCGTCGGCGATCTGATTCTGGTCAACGCCTACCTGATCCAGGTCTGCATGCCGTTGAACACGCTCGGCTTCGTGTTTCGCGAGACCAACGACGCACTCGTCAACGTCGAGCGCATGTTCGTGATTCTGGCGGCGCGCGGCCGCGTCGGCGAGGATATCGATGCACGCGACGCGCAGCCGCTGAAGGTCGGCGCGGGGCTGATCGAGTTCGAGCACGTCGATTTTGGCTACGACACCGCGCGTCAGGTGCTGCGCGATGTCGACTTCCATGCGTATCCGGGCAAGACGCTCGCGGTGGTCGGCGGCAGCGGCTCAGGCAAATCGACGCTCGTCAAGCTGCTGTTCCGGCTGTACCGGCCCGAGCGCGGCATGATCCGCATCGACGGGCAAGACATCAGCCAGGTCACGCAGCGCAGTCTGCGCGAGGCGATTGGGATCGTGCCGCAGGACACCGTGCTGTTCAATGAAACGATCGCCTACAACATTGCGTATGGACGTCCGTCGGCGACACGCGCGGATGTCGTGCGCGCCGCACGCGCCGCGCAGCTCGACGAATTCATCGAGCGCTTGCCCGATCACTACGACACGCGCGTTGGCGAGCGCGGCGTGCGGCTGTCGGGCGGCGAGCGCCAGCGCATCGCAATCGCGCGCGCGATCCTGAAGGACCCGCGCATCATCGTGTTCGACGAAGCAACCTCGGCGCTCGACACGCGCTCCGAGCGCGCGATCCAGACCGAGCTGACGCGTCTCGCGCAAGGCCGCACGTCGATCGTGATCGCGCATCGGCTTTCCACAGTCGTCGACGCGGACTGGATTCTGGTGATGGAACACGGCCAGGTGGTCGAGCAGGGCACGCATCGTGAACTGCTCGCGCGCGACGCTGTGTACGCGAAGATGTGGTCGCTGCAATGGCAGCAGGGCGAACTCGAACACGCGCAGCGCCGGCTGACTGCTCGGTCGGTCAGCGTCAGCGCGTTGACGGCGGGTGTGATCGATGCGTTGCACGACGAGATCGCCGGGCAGCGCGTGGTCGTCTACGCGGAACCGACCGACAACGAACTGCGCGTGACCGGCGACCCGAGCGTGCTGCAGCCGCTGATCGCCGAGTTGTGCCGCAACGAGATCGCGCAGGCTACGCCGGGGCAGCGCATCGCACTGCGCGCGGAGCGCCACGGCAATCACGTATGGTTCAGCGTGCTCGGCATGGGCGACCAGCCGGCCGAGCTATCGCAGGCGACGGCGCGGCAGATGGAAAGCGCGCTGGCGGCCGCGGGCGGCAGCTTCACGCTGACCCCGCTGAACGGGCGGCTCGCGTATGTCGCGATGCTGCCGTTGCGGCCGGTCGCAGATGCGCAACCGCCAGAGTCCACCGCACCGGATTCGGCCGAGCCCGCTTCGCTCGACGGCCTCTGCGTGCTCGCGATCGACGATCAGGAAGAAGCACGTGACGCGCTCGAAGCGGTGCTGAGTACGAGCGGCGCACGCGTGCGGCTGTTCGCATCCGGCCGCGAAGCGCTGGATTGGCTGCGCGCGACGGACCCGGCGCAATGGCCGCACGTGGTGCTCTGCGATCTGATGCTGGCCGGCGAAGATGGCTACGACGTGCTGCGCCGCTTGCGCGAACTGGAAGGCGAGCGGCCGTCCTTTCCGGGCAGGCCACTGCCCGCGATCGCGTTGACCGGCTATGCGGACGCGCTCGACGTTCAGCGCACGAGCAATGCTGGCTTCGACGCGCATTTGAACAAGCCGGTACCCCCCGAAGAACTGATCGCCGCGATCCGTCGGCTCGCGCCTGTACCGTCGAGCGCGGACTCGACGTTGCCAGGATAA